In the Colletotrichum lupini chromosome 1, complete sequence genome, one interval contains:
- a CDS encoding multicopper oxidase yields MTGTAGLLALLSAIAQTACAATVTYDFNIGWVTANPDGAFDRLTIGINGQWPIPRIDANVGDNVIINAHNQLGNQSTSLHFHGLYMNGTTHMDGPAQVSQCAIPPGSSFTYNFTSQYPDGLRQVFVIHDPSSPFKDQYDEEVVVSLSDWYHDQMADLIPPFMSKGNPTGAEPVPQAALMNDTQNLKVPVQPGKTYLFRLVNVAAFAGQYVWIEGHNISIVEVDGVYTEPAEASMIYISAAQRYSFLVTTRNDTSSNFAIVGSMDTSLFDTLPDDLNYNVTGWLVYDDSKPTDPAATLDAFNPFDDMTLVPYDKQPLLPEPSQTVELDVIMDNLGDGANYAFFNNITYKAPKVPTLYTVLSAGDAATNAEVYGTYTHPFVLERNEVVQIVVNNLDPGRHPFHLHGHNFQALYRAAEDGGTFADANVTEADFPATPMRRDTLVVWPNGNIVLRFRANNPGVWLFHCHIEWHVTSGLMATFVEAPLDLQKNLTIPQNHLDVCTAGSVPTIGNAAANTRDYLDLSGQNTPPSRLPDGFTSRGIVALVFSCITGILGVLTVAWYGLAKTPDGPSESGYRVPAPGVTAGVDHTAGNHQKEPIMVGAGPGGSGVQFGQASHSAQAGRSWWLIHVAGWCSTVA; encoded by the exons ATGACAGGCACAGCAGGCCTCTTGGCCCTCCTCTCCGCCATCGCGCAGACGGCCTGCGCTGCCACAGTCACGTATGACTTCAACATCGGCTGGGTGACGGCAAACCCAGATGGTGCCTTCGACCGTCTGACAATTGGTATCAATGGCCAATGGCCGATTCCTCGCATCGATGCCAATGTCGGAGACAATGTTATCATCAATGCTCATAACCAGCTAGGGAATCAGTCGACCTCCCTTCACTTCCACGGCCTCTACATGAACGGCACAACCCATATGGACGGACCGGCTCAAGTCAGCCAGTGCGCCATCCCGCCGGGGTCGTCTTTCACGTACAACTTCACT TCGCAATATCCCGACGGCCTGCGACAAGTATTCGTCATTCACGACCCAAGCTCGCCCTTCAAGGACCAATACGATGAAGAAGTTGTTGTATCTCTGTCCGATTGGTACCATGACCAGATGGCCGACCTCATTCCTCCCTTCATGAGCAAGGGCAACCCAACGGGTGCAGAGCCCGTCCCGCAAGCCGCTCTCATGAACGACACGCAGAACCTCAAGGTCCCGGTGCAGCCCGGCAAGACATATCTCTTCAGACTGGTCAATGTGGCTGCCTTTGCTGGGCAATACGTCTGGATCGAGGGCCATAACATTTCTATTGTTGAGGTCGACGGCGTCTACACGGAGCCCGCGGAGGCGAGCATGATCTATATTTCTGCTGCTCAGCGGTACAGCTTCCTCGTGACGACCCGAAATGATACCTCGTCCAACTTTGCGATTGTGGGAAGCATGGACACT TCACTCTTCGATACCCTCCCGGATGACCTCAACTACAACGTCACCGGCTGGCTCGTCTACGATGACTCGAAACCTACAGACCCTGCAGCGACGCTCGACGCTTTCAACCCCTTTGATGACATGACCCTCGTCCCTTACGACAAGCAACCCCTCCTCCCGGAGCCCTCTCAGACTGTTGAGCTCGATGTCATCATGGACAACCTTGGCGACGGTGCAAACTACGCCTTTTTCAACAACATCACCTACAAGGCTCCCAAGGTACCCACTCTCTACACCGTCCTCTCCGCTGGTGACGCCGCGACAAATGCAGAGGTATACGGCACATACACCCACCCTTTTGTGCTCGAGCGCAACGAGGTCGTCCAGATCGTTGTCAACAACCTCGACCCGGGCCGTCACCCCTTCCACTTGCACGGCCACAACTTCCAGGCGTTGTACCGCGCCGCCGAAGACGGTGGCACGTTCGCTGATGCTAATGTTACCGAGGCGGATTTCCCTGCTACGCCGATGCGTCGTGATACCCTCGTTGTTTGGCCGAATGGAAACATTGTTTTGCGATTCAGAGCAAACAATCCTG GCGTCTGGCTATTCCATTGCCACATCGAGTGGCACGTAACCTCTGGCCTGATGGCAACCTTTGTCGAGGCACCGCTGGATCTCCAAAAGAACCTCACAATCCCTCAGAACCACTTGGACGTCTGCACAGCAGGCAGCGTGCCGACGATCGGCAACGCCGCAGCTAACACCAGGGACTACCTGGATCTGAGCGGACAAAACACACCGCCATCGCGTCTTCCGGACGG CTTCACCTCGAGAGGAATTGTCGCCCTCGTCTTCAGCTGTATCACCGGCATCCTCGGCGTTTTGACTGTGGCGTGGTACGGTCTCGCAAAGACGCCAGACGGCCCCTCCGAGTCCGGGTACAGGGTGCCGGCGCCGGGCGTGACCGCGGGGGTGGACCACACCGCCGGAAATCATCAAAAGGAACCAATCATGGTTGGAGCCGGACCCGGCGGGTCTGGT GTGCAGTTCGGCCAAGCAAGCCATTCTGCCCAGGCCGGGAGGTCATGGTGGCTCATCCACGTAGCAGGATGGTGTAGCACTGTAGCGTAA
- a CDS encoding CDP-alcohol phosphatidyltransferase — protein sequence MSVRQTRRQAAQAAAAESSKVTTTGPADQVAMNGNGNGTSVTEASEDGPKENIFLFWPNIIGYSRIVLAIASLYYMPLHPRTCSLLYSVSCLLDALDGYAARAFEQSTRFGAVLDMVTDRCTTSCLLVFLSCAFPRWTIVFQMLLSLDFSSHYIHMYTTLTMAGSESSHKNVDESRSWILHLYYTNKTVLFVFCALNELFFIALYLLSFSSPLLSPSLLNSVSNSEAMQIQAGAQVNTSLLSQIFPNPYSAAALELARANKMDSFWPWVLTAISFPVMAMKQFINIVQIVKASKWLAEGDLAMRKAQGLPRKQTKST from the exons ATGTCGGTCCGACAAACGAGGCGTCAAGCCGCCCAAGCCGCCGCTGCGGAATCATCCAAAGTTACAACCACCGGACCAGCCGACCAGGTCGCGATGAATGGCAATGGCAACGGAACGTCAGTGACGGAAGCTTCGGAAGATGGCCCTAAGGAGAACATTTTCCTGTTCTGGCCCAACATCATCG GCTACTCGCGCATCGTGCTCGCCATCGCCTCCCTCTACTACATGCCCCTCCACCCACGAACCTGCTCCTTGCTGTACAGCGTCTCCTGTCTCCTGGATGCTCTCGATGGATACGCCGCTCGTGCCTTTGAGCAGTCCACGCGCTTCGGCGCCGTCCTGGACATGGTCACGGACAGATGCACAACCTCGTGCCTGCTGGTGTTCCTGTCCTGCGCGTTCCCCCGCTGGACCATCGTCTTCCAGATGCTCCTCTCACTTGACTTCTCGAGCCACTACATCCACATGTACACCACTCTCACCATGGCGGGCTCCGAAAGCAGCCACAAGAATGTCGACGAGAGCCGCAGCTGGATCTTGCACTTGTACTACACCAATAAG ACTGTTCTCTTCGTCTTCTGCGCCCTGAACGAACTATTCTTCATCGCCCTCTACCTCTTGTCCTTCTCCTCGCCGCTTCTGTCGCCCTCTCTCCTCAACTCCGTCTCCAACTCAGAGGCAATGCAGATTCAGGCCGGCGCGCAGGTCAATACGTCGCTGCTTAGCCAGATCTTCCCGAATCCCTACAGCGCGGCAGCTCTCGAGCTTGCGCGCGCGAACAAGATGGATTCCTTCTGGCCGTGGGTCCTTACTGCCATCAGCTTCCCCGTTATGGCTATGAAGCAGTTCATCAACATTGTGCAAATCGTCAAGGCGAGCAAATGGCTCGCTGAGGGCGACCTCGCCATGAGGAAGGCGCAGGGCTTGCCCAGGAAGCAGACCAAGAGCACCTAA